From a region of the Castanea sativa cultivar Marrone di Chiusa Pesio chromosome 10, ASM4071231v1 genome:
- the LOC142612871 gene encoding (S)-N-methylcoclaurine 3'-hydroxylase isozyme 1-like produces MKIMAQTSGTEGTLVLIPILLLPLLFLILRHFKILSSPFKSPLVPPGPYPWPIIGNILLLGSKPHVTLTQLAKNYGPLISLRLGTKLMVVGSSPVVAKEILKTHDRVLSGRHVPNVFSYMRSELDNLSLGWSLECSGRWKFLRALCRAELFSSKALESQARLQEKKVMEMVELLGTMDGKVVNIGEVIFATVFNMLSNVLLSSDFISLRDESVGGGLKELIRKLMEVCSAPNVSDFFPILDGFDLQGQTKKTLDLIGRISFTWADIIKERRERKGSTVLQDQDFLDVMIDNNFTDKQINQLLLELFSAGTDTSSSTIEWAMAELIKNPESRKKVQEELATEIKQDVVKEFHLPQLNYLQASIKETLRLHPPAPLLLPHRAIESYQVTSYTIPKDSQVLVNVWAIGRDPMYWEDPLVFKPERFLTTALDFKGNDFEFLPFSAGRRICPGLPMAAKVVPLVLASLIHNFDWSLPHGYDPKKLDMSEKFGVTLQKEQPLHLILKVRK; encoded by the exons ATGAAAATCATGGCTCAAACAAGTGGCACAGAAGGAACCCTTGTTTTGATTCCTATACTCCTTCTACCTCTCCTTTTTCTCATCCTCaggcatttcaaaattttatcttcacCATTCAAGTCCCCACTAGTTCCTCCTGGTCCATATCCATGGCCAATCATAGGCAACATTCTCCTACTGGGAAGCAAGCCCCATGTCACTCTAACCCAACTTGCAAAAAACTATGGCCCACTCATCTCATTGAGGCTTGGAACTAAACTCATGGTAGTGGGATCATCACCTGTTGTTGCCAAGGAAATTCTCAAGACACATGATAGAGTCCTATCCGGCCGCCATGTTCCTAATGTGTTCTCATACATGAGGTCAGAACTCGACAATTTATCACTTGGATGGTCTCTTGAGTGCAGTGGTCGATGGAAGTTTTTACGTGCTCTTTGCCGAGCGGAACTGTTCTCAAGCAAAGCCTTGGAGTCTCAAGCACGTTTACAAGAGAAAAAGGTGATGGAAATGGTGGAACTATTAGGCACAATGGATGGTAAGGTGGTCAATATTGGAGAAGTGATATTTGCTACTGTGTTTAACATGTTAAGTAATGTTCTTTTATCAAGTGATTTTATCAGCTTGAGGGATGAAAGTGTGGGTGGAGGGTTGAAGGAACTCATAAGGAAACTCATGGAGGTGTGTTCTGCCCCAAATGTATCcgatttttttccaattttagaTGGATTTGATCTTCAAGGTCAAACAAAGAAGACCCTGGATTTAATTGGGAGGATCAGTTTTACATGGGCAGATAtcatcaaagaaagaagagaaagaaaaggaagtacTGTTTTGCAAGACCAAGACTTCTTGGATGTTATGATTGACAATAATTTTACAGACAAGCAAATCAATCAATTGCTCCTg GAGCTCTTTTCTGCTGGTACAGACACTAGTAGTTCAACAATTGAATGGGCAATGGCAGAACTAATTAAGAATCCAGAATCCAGGAAAAAAGTTCAAGAGGAACTTGCGACAGAAATCAAACAAGATGTGGTAAAGGAATTCCACCTACCTCAGCTAAACTATCTACAAGCATCTATTAAAGAAACCCTTAGGTTGCACCCTCCGGCACCACTACTTCTACCTCATCGTGCTATTGAGTCATACCAAGTGACAAGCTACACTATTCCAAAGGATTCTCAAGTTCTAGTGAATGTTTGGGCGATTGGGCGGGACCCCATGTACTGGGAAGACCCTTTAGTGTTCAAACCAGAGCGCTTCCTCACTACAGCTCTGGATTTCAAAGGGAACGATTTTGAATTTTTACCCTTTAGTGCAGGAAGGAGAATCTGCCCTGGTCTACCAATGGCTGCGAAAGTAGTACCCTTAGTTCTTGCTTCATTAATTCACAACTTTGATTGGTCTCTTCCTCATGGATATGATCCTAAGAAACTAGACATGAGTGAGAAATTTGgagtaactttgcaaaaagaACAGCCTTTACACCTCATTCTTAAAGTtagaaagtaa
- the LOC142612883 gene encoding (S)-N-methylcoclaurine 3'-hydroxylase isozyme 1-like, with protein MENPQTSGTEEMLVLIPILLLLPLLLFILRHFKILSSPLKPPLVPPGPYSWPIIGNVLQLGKKPHVTLTQLALNYGPLISLRLGTTLMVVGSSPVVAKEILKTHDRVLSGRHVPNVFSYMRSELNNLSLGWSLECSGRWKFLRTLCRAELFSGKALESQACLQEKKVMDMVELLGTMEGKVVNIGEVIFATVFNMLSNVLLSRDFISLKDESVGGGLKGLIRKLMEVISAPDVSDFFPILGRFDLQGQKKKTLDLIGSISFAWADIIKERRERKGIVVLQEQDFLDVMIDNNFTDNQINELLLELFSAGTETSSSTIVWAMAELIKNLESMKKVREELAREIKQDVVKEFHLPQLNYLHASVKETLRLHPPAPLLLPHRAIESYQVTSYTIPKDSQVLVNVWAIGRDPLYWEDPLVFKPERFLNSALDFKGNDFEFLPFSAGRRICPGLPMAAKVVPLVLASLIHFFDWSLPHGYDPEKLDMSEKFGVTLKKEQPLYLIPKVRK; from the exons ATGGAAAACCCTCAGACAAGTGGCACAGAAGAAATGCTTGTTTTGATTCCTATACTTCTTCTCCTGCCTCTCCTCCTTTTCATCCTCaggcatttcaaaattttatcttcacCACTCAAGCCCCCACTAGTTCCACCAGGTCCATATTCATGGCCAATCATTGGCAACGTTCTCCAACTGGGAAAGAAGCCTCATGTCACTCTAACCCAACTTGCACTAAACTATGGTCCACTAATCTCATTGAGGCTTGGAACTACACTCATGGTAGTGGGGTCATCACCCGTTGTTGCCAAGGAAATTCTCAAGACACATGATAGAGTCTTATCTGGCCGCCATGTTCCCAATGTGTTCTCATACATGAGGTCAGAACTCAACAATCTATCACTCGGATGGTCTCTTGAGTGCAGTGGTCGATGGAAGTTTTTACGTACTCTCTGCCGAGCTGAACTGTTCTCAGGCAAAGCCTTGGAGTCTCAAGCATGTTTACAAGAGAAAAAGGTGATGGACATGGTGGAACTATTAGGCACAATGGAAGGTAAGGTGGTCAATATTGGAGAAGTGATATTTGCTACTGTGTTTAACATGTTAAGTAATGTTCTTTTATCTAGAGATTTTATCAGCTTGAAGGATGAAAGTGTGGGTGGAGGGTTGAAGGGACTCATAAGGAAACTAATGGAGGTGATCTCTGCCCCAGATGTATCcgatttttttccaattttaggTAGATTTGATCTTCAAGGTCAAAAAAAGAAGACCCTGGACTTAATTGGGAGTATCAGTTTTGCATGGGCAGATAtcatcaaagaaagaagagaaagaaaaggaattgtTGTTTTGCAAGAACAAGACTTCTTGGATGTTATGATTGACAATAATTTTACAGACAACCAAATCAATGAATTGCTCCTg GAGCTCTTCTCTGCTGGTACAGAAACTAGTAGTTCAACAATTGTATGGGCAATGGCAGAACTAATAAAGAATCTAGAATCCATGAAAAAAGTTCGAGAAGAACTTGCAAGAGAAATCAAACAAGATGTGGTAAAGGAATTCCACCTTCCTCAGCTAAACTATCTACATGCATCTGTTAAAGAAACGCTTAGGCTGCACCCTCCTGCACCACTGCTACTACCTCACCGTGCTATTGAATCATACCAAGTGACAAGCTACACTATTCCAAAGGATTCTCAAGTTCTAGTGAATGTTTGGGCAATTGGACGGGATCCCCTGTACTGGGAAGACCCTTTAGTGTTCAAACCAGAGCGCTTCCTCAACTCAGCACTGGATTTCAAAGGGAACGATTTTGAATTTCTACCCTTCAGTGCAGGAAGGAGAATCTGCCCTGGTCTACCAATGGCTGCGAAAGTAGTACCCTTAGTTCTTGCTTCATTAATTCACTTCTTTGATTGGTCTCTTCCTCATGGATATGATCCTGAGAAGCTAGACATGAGCGAGAAATTTGGTGTAACTTTGAAGAAAGAACAGCCTTTATACCTCATTCCAAAAGTtagaaagtaa
- the LOC142614098 gene encoding scarecrow-like protein 28, whose amino-acid sequence MLAGCSSSTLLSPRHRLRSEAPAQFQACHFQLPSMSTQRLDLPCTFSRKDTSRSQPIRPVGLSVEKPIESKTSTCSLKQNIRLPPLATSAQTTNAQTAFIEAAKREIKDEFWGEKGKSLKKKRFAEQGSVDESCISRAKRKRGSSDNGKSNDILEGGGDSLSLGQLGAGNFWFQPSFEVSRNFTGLINPPQVPFTLTCSGDEERVCYVPGEVIQQPLSNNPWVNSVVTEITVTDLGEKDGETSHGPVKEASGSSTSSESQSLGLRLHENVSEQEVGNGSNRNPYSYDVNEVEAREEDNNNQVEHQGFELVSLLIACVEAIGVRNTAAIHHFIAKLGELASPKGSPISRLSTYYTEALAIRVTRLWPQFFHINAPRELDRVDDESGTALRLLNQVSPIPKFLHFTSNEILLRAFEGKDRVHIIDFDIKQGLQWPSLFQSLASRTNPPSHVRITGIGESKQELNETGDRLAGFAEALNLPFEFHPVVDRLEDVRLWMLHVKEQESVAVNCIFQMHKTLYDGTGGALRDFLGLIRSTNPTIVLMAEQEAEHNDPRLETRVSNSLKYYSAIFDSIGSSLPLDSSVRLKIEEIFGREIRNIVACEGRDRFERHERFEKWRKLIEQGGFRCLGITEREMLQSQMLLKMYSCENFSVKKQGQDGVALTLGWLDQPLYTVSAWAPIDVAGSSSSYSHPT is encoded by the coding sequence ATGTTGGCTGGGTGTTCTAGTTCCACATTGCTGTCACCGAGGCATAGATTGAGGAGTGAAGCACCTGCACAGTTCCAAGCTTGCCATTTCCAGCTGCCTTCAATGAGCACACAGAGATTGGACTTACCATGTACTTTCTCTCGCAAAGACACTTCACGCTCGCAGCCCATTAGGCCGGTTGGGCTCTCGGTTGAGAAGCCAATTGAATCCAAGACCAGCACTTGTTCTCTTAAGCAGAACATCCGGCTTCCTCCTTTGGCTACAAGTGCTCAAACAACCAATGCTCAGACTGCATTTATTGAAGCTGCCAAGAGAGAGATTAAAGATGAGTTTTGGGGGGAGAAAGGAAAGagcttgaagaagaagaggtttGCAGAGCAAGGATCAGTTGACGAGTCATGCATTAGCAGGGCCAAGAGGAAAAGGGGTAGCAGTGATAATGGGAAAAGCAATGACATTCTTGAAGGTGGAGGTGATAGTTTGAGTTTAGGTCAATTGGGTGCTGGGAACTTTTGGTTTCAACCAAGTTTTGAGGTGTCGCGAAATTTCACAGGCCTTATTAACCCCCCTCAAGTTCCTTTTACTCTGACATGTTCAGGGGATGAAGAGAGGGTTTGTTATGTGCCTGGTGAAGTGATTCAACAACCTTTGTCAAACAATCCTTGGGTGAACTCAGTTGTGACTGAGATTACAGTCACAGACCTTGGTGAGAAGGATGGTGAGACAAGCCATGGGCCAGTGAAGGAAGCCTCAGGTTCGAGTACTTCATCAGAGAGCCAAAGCTTGGGCCTTAGGTTACATGAGAATGTCTCAGAACAAGAAGTGGGAAATGGGTCTAATAGGAATCCTTATTCATATGATGTCAATGAAGTGGAGGCTAGGGAGGAGGACAACAACAACCAAGTGGAGCACCAGGGGTTTGAGCTTGTCAGCTTACTTATAGCTTGTGTTGAAGCAATTGGAGTAAGGAATACTGCAGCTATTCACCATTTTATAGCTAAATTGGGTGAGCTTGCTTCGCCCAAAGGAAGCCCTATAAGCCGTTTGTCTACTTATTATACTGAAGCTTTAGCAATACGAGTCACAAGGCTCTGGCCTCAATTTTTCCATATTAATGCACCTCGGGAGCTTGATCGGGTGGATGATGAATCTGGAACTGCATTAAGGCTTTTAAACCAGGTGAGCCCAATTCCGAAGTTTCTTCATTTCACTTCAAATGAAATATTGTTGAGGGCTTTTGAAGGGAAAGACAGGGTTCACATTATAGATTTCGACATTAAGCAAGGGCTTCAGTGGCCTAGTTTGTTCCAGAGCTTAGCTTCTAGGACTAATCCTCCAAGCCATGTTAGAATCACGGGTATTGGTGAGTCCAAACAAGAGCTAAATGAAACAGGAGATAGGCTTGCTGGATTTGCTGAGGCATTGAACCTGCCTTTCGAGTTTCATCCGGTGGTGGACAGGTTGGAAGATGTGAGACTGTGGATGCTTCATGTGAAGGAGCAAGAGAGTGTGGCTGTGAATTGTATTTTCCAAATGCACAAGACGCTTTATGATGGAACTGGAGGAGCGCTCAGGGACTTTTTGGGACTGATTCGAAGCACAAACCCCACGATAGTCCTTATGGCAGAGCAAGAAGCTGAACACAATGACCCCAGGTTGGAAACAAGAGTGTCCAATTCACTGAAATACTACTCTGCCATATTTGACTCTATTGGTTCTAGCCTTCCCTTGGACAGCTCGGTGAGGCTAAAGATAGAGGAGATATTTGGGCGTGAAATTAGGAACATTGTTGCTTGTGAAGGAAGGGACAGGTTTGAGAGGCATGAGAGGTTTGAGAAGTGGAGGAAGTTGATAGAGCAAGGAGGATTTCGATGCTTGGGAATTACTGAGAGGGAAATGCTTCAGAGCCAAATGCTGTTGAAGATGTACTCTTGTGAGAACTTTAGTGTTAAGAAGCAAGGGCAAGATGGAGTGGCACTTACTTTAGGTTGGCTAGATCAGCCTCTTTACACTGTCTCGGCATGGGCGCCCATTGATGTTGCAGGCAGTTCATCCTCTTATTCCCATCCAACTTGA